A region of Cyanobium sp. ATX 6F1 DNA encodes the following proteins:
- a CDS encoding Mini-ribonuclease 3, whose translation MERACALCPADQLTPLQLAWLGDAVWELHQRLRRCQRPGRVQELHSAVVNEVRAQAQSAALERLEPLLEGQELEWVRRGRNRAGQGPRKGEAGIYGRATGFETMVGWLFLQNPNRLAQLLDRLDETDP comes from the coding sequence CTGGAGCGGGCCTGTGCCCTCTGTCCGGCGGACCAGCTGACTCCCCTGCAATTGGCCTGGCTGGGGGATGCGGTGTGGGAACTGCACCAGCGTCTGCGCCGCTGCCAGCGTCCTGGCCGGGTGCAGGAACTCCATTCGGCGGTGGTCAACGAGGTGCGGGCCCAGGCCCAGTCCGCTGCCTTGGAGCGACTCGAACCGCTGCTTGAAGGCCAGGAGCTGGAATGGGTGCGGCGGGGCCGCAACCGGGCCGGTCAGGGTCCCCGCAAGGGGGAAGCCGGGATTTATGGCCGGGCGACGGGATTTGAGACAATGGTGGGCTGGCTCTTTCTGCAGAACCCGAACCGGCTCGCTCAGCTGCTGGATCGACTGGATGAGACCGACCCATAG
- a CDS encoding STAS domain-containing protein encodes MTVSLRGGCEPAASHLLFRFTGQLDAYSEKQFLEFITEHRKNAALALVIDLSRIDFIDSSGLGAMVQLAKQCNEANVQFQVVGNARVVQTVKLVRLESFLHLQPDLETAIGSLAAA; translated from the coding sequence TTGACGGTCTCCCTGCGGGGTGGCTGCGAACCGGCAGCCTCCCATCTGCTCTTTCGGTTCACGGGCCAGCTGGATGCGTATTCCGAGAAGCAGTTCCTGGAATTCATCACCGAGCACCGCAAGAATGCCGCCCTGGCGCTGGTGATCGACCTCAGCCGCATCGACTTCATCGATTCCTCCGGCCTTGGGGCCATGGTCCAGCTGGCCAAGCAATGCAATGAGGCCAACGTTCAGTTCCAGGTGGTGGGCAATGCCCGGGTGGTGCAGACCGTGAAGCTGGTGCGCCTGGAGAGCTTCCTGCACCTGCAGCCCGACCTGGAGACGGCGATTGGCTCCCTCGCCGCCGCCTGA
- the carA gene encoding glutamine-hydrolyzing carbamoyl-phosphate synthase small subunit → MPLTAAAPAPEQREALLVLADGLVLRGKGFGAVGTALGEVVFNTGMTGYQEVMTDPSYAGQLITFTYPELGNTGVNPEDQEAGHAAIRGVIARQLAPVASSWRQRGDLNQWLQNEGVVGISGVDTRALVRHLRDGGAINGAISSDGTPVRELLEQVLQAPSMEGLNLAERVSTAAAYNWESLCPAAFDQRLQPRPERPYRVVAIDFGIKRAILERLVAHGCAITVLPAGSDLAAVLAHEPEGVFLSNGPGDPAAVTPGIALARGLLQQRNLPVFGICLGHQILGLALGGRTFKLAFGHRGLNHPCGSTGLVEITSQNHGFAIDAESLRGEQVEITHYNLNDRTVAALVHRHLPVFGVQYHPEASPGPHDADHHFSRFVALMAERRPL, encoded by the coding sequence ATGCCGTTGACTGCCGCCGCGCCCGCCCCCGAGCAACGGGAAGCCCTGCTGGTGCTGGCCGATGGTCTGGTATTGCGGGGCAAGGGTTTCGGCGCCGTCGGCACAGCCCTTGGCGAGGTGGTCTTCAACACGGGCATGACCGGCTACCAGGAGGTGATGACCGACCCCAGCTACGCCGGCCAGCTGATCACCTTCACTTACCCCGAGCTCGGCAACACCGGGGTCAACCCCGAGGATCAGGAGGCTGGCCACGCCGCCATCCGCGGTGTGATCGCCCGCCAGCTGGCGCCCGTGGCCAGCAGCTGGCGCCAGCGGGGCGATCTGAACCAGTGGCTGCAGAACGAGGGAGTGGTGGGCATCTCCGGAGTGGACACCCGTGCCCTGGTGCGGCACCTGCGCGACGGTGGCGCCATCAACGGCGCCATCAGCAGCGACGGCACCCCGGTGAGAGAGCTCCTGGAGCAGGTGCTTCAGGCCCCGTCGATGGAGGGTCTCAACCTGGCCGAAAGGGTCAGCACCGCCGCGGCCTACAACTGGGAGTCGCTGTGCCCCGCGGCCTTCGACCAGCGATTGCAACCCCGACCCGAGCGGCCCTACCGGGTGGTGGCGATCGATTTCGGCATCAAGCGGGCGATTCTCGAGCGGCTGGTGGCCCACGGCTGCGCCATCACCGTGCTGCCCGCTGGCAGTGATCTGGCCGCCGTGCTGGCCCATGAACCTGAGGGGGTCTTTCTCTCCAACGGGCCCGGCGATCCCGCCGCCGTCACCCCTGGCATCGCACTGGCCCGCGGCCTGCTGCAACAGCGGAATCTGCCGGTGTTCGGCATCTGCCTGGGGCACCAGATCCTAGGGCTGGCCCTGGGGGGACGTACCTTCAAGCTGGCGTTCGGCCACCGCGGTCTCAACCACCCCTGCGGCAGCACCGGCCTGGTGGAGATCACCAGCCAGAACCACGGCTTCGCCATCGACGCCGAGTCCTTGCGGGGCGAACAGGTGGAGATCACCCACTACAACCTCAACGACCGCACCGTGGCGGCCCTGGTCCACCGGCACCTGCCTGTGTTCGGAGTGCAGTACCACCCGGAGGCCAGCCCCGGCCCCCACGATGCCGACCATCACTTCAGCCGTTTCGTTGCCTTGATGGCCGAGCGCCGACCGCTCTGA
- the trpD gene encoding anthranilate phosphoribosyltransferase: protein MAESTSWPVLLETLLQGRSLSGDEATALMGGWLEERIDPVLTGALLAALRAKGPTGEELASMARVLRQACPVPGERPDLPLVDTCGTGGDGADSFNISTAVAFTAAACGATVAKHGNRSASGRVGSADVLEALGLNLRAPAAEVIAALPRAGVTFLFAPGWHPALVGLAPLRRSLGVRTVFNLLGPLVNPLAPEAQVLGVARADLLDPMAEALARLGLRRAVVVHGHGGLDEATLSGASELRLVEGAQVSAGTLDPLALGLEVASADALAGGDLATNQAILEAVLQGRGTRAQRDVVALNTALVLWAAGRCDSVAEALPVAQAALSSGEAWGRLLALRSALASDGAGG, encoded by the coding sequence ATGGCTGAATCGACCTCCTGGCCAGTTCTTTTGGAGACCCTGTTGCAGGGCCGATCACTGAGCGGGGATGAGGCGACGGCGCTGATGGGGGGCTGGCTCGAGGAGCGGATCGATCCGGTGCTGACCGGGGCCCTGCTGGCGGCCCTGCGGGCCAAGGGGCCCACCGGTGAGGAACTGGCCTCCATGGCCCGGGTGCTGCGCCAGGCCTGCCCCGTGCCCGGCGAGCGGCCCGATCTGCCCCTGGTGGACACCTGCGGCACCGGCGGTGATGGCGCCGACAGCTTCAACATCTCCACAGCGGTGGCCTTCACCGCCGCCGCCTGTGGCGCCACAGTGGCCAAGCACGGCAACCGCAGCGCCAGTGGCCGGGTGGGCTCGGCCGATGTGCTCGAAGCCCTGGGCCTCAACCTCAGGGCTCCTGCGGCCGAGGTGATCGCGGCACTCCCCCGGGCGGGCGTCACGTTTCTGTTTGCCCCTGGCTGGCATCCGGCCCTGGTGGGCCTGGCCCCACTGCGGCGCAGCCTCGGGGTGCGCACCGTGTTCAACCTGCTCGGTCCGCTGGTCAATCCCCTGGCTCCCGAGGCCCAGGTGCTGGGGGTGGCCCGTGCCGACCTGCTCGATCCGATGGCCGAGGCCCTCGCCCGCTTGGGTCTGCGTCGGGCCGTGGTGGTCCATGGCCACGGGGGGCTCGATGAGGCCACCCTCTCCGGTGCGAGCGAGCTGCGGCTGGTGGAAGGCGCACAGGTCAGCGCCGGCACTCTCGATCCCCTGGCCCTGGGCCTGGAGGTCGCCTCCGCTGACGCCCTGGCCGGCGGTGACCTGGCCACCAACCAGGCCATCCTCGAAGCGGTGCTGCAGGGGCGCGGCACCAGGGCCCAGCGCGACGTGGTGGCCCTCAACACCGCCCTGGTGCTCTGGGCCGCCGGTCGTTGCGACTCGGTGGCAGAGGCCTTGCCCGTGGCCCAGGCGGCCCTGAGCTCCGGCGAGGCCTGGGGGCGTCTGCTGGCGCTGCGTTCGGCCCTGGCCTCAGATGGCGCTGGGGGATGA
- a CDS encoding DUF3288 family protein, which translates to MAEPDVLQTHPLYATDRDLVDRLLAVTAPVDQDLVELARLAMRYEGFPGAHDLQDDLAKTLRLWALDRQQLHQRTRAIWAAGHRPGALAQQEPVGSGFDTADQTND; encoded by the coding sequence ATGGCCGAACCCGATGTCCTCCAGACCCACCCTCTCTATGCCACCGACCGGGACCTGGTGGACCGCCTGCTGGCGGTGACGGCACCGGTGGACCAGGACCTGGTGGAGTTGGCGCGGCTGGCGATGCGCTACGAGGGCTTCCCCGGTGCCCATGACCTCCAAGACGACCTGGCCAAGACCCTGCGTCTCTGGGCCCTCGATCGCCAGCAGTTGCACCAGCGCACCCGGGCGATCTGGGCCGCCGGGCACCGGCCCGGGGCCCTGGCCCAGCAGGAGCCTGTGGGCTCCGGTTTCGACACGGCGGACCAGACCAATGACTGA
- a CDS encoding ABC transporter ATP-binding protein codes for MAALRPGLLWSYLRPHRRQLLVGVVALLVVNLLSVAIPLIVRNAIDGLKVGFALNDVLRQAGLIVVLATVMGGARLYSRLVVFGVGRQVEVTLRQRIFDHMLLQEPGWVQTTGSGEVISRATSDVENVRRLLGFAVLSLSNTALAYAFTLPAMLLIDPWLSLAALAIYPVMISVVRLFGGRMMGQQRLQQEDLARLSDLIQEDLSGISAIKIYGQEATEEKAFAERNGRYRDAALRLARTRSTLFPLLEGISALSLLLLLALSSGQLENGRLSIGDLVALILYVERLVFPTALLGFTLNTFQTGQVSLERVQSLLSRQPSVQSSPTPVAPNPEGQGVLEARGLEVRYPGASRSALAGVSFRLEPGELVAVVGPVGCGKTTLARALGRMVEVDPGQLFLDGVDVTDLSLDDLRRRVALVPQEGYLFTATLADNLRYGDPQAGQARVEQAAQDARLEGDIKGFPDGYATLVGERGITLSGGQRQRTALGRALLVRTPLLVLDDALASVDNNTAAEILQSVRSQQGRTILMISHQLSAAAACDRILVLEEGRLVQQGHHNELVSVPGTYRRLWERQEAEQQLQAV; via the coding sequence ATGGCCGCCCTGCGCCCTGGCCTGCTCTGGAGTTACCTCAGGCCCCACCGCCGGCAGCTCCTGGTGGGCGTGGTGGCGCTGCTGGTGGTCAACCTGCTGAGCGTGGCGATCCCGCTGATCGTGCGCAACGCGATCGATGGGCTGAAGGTGGGATTTGCCCTCAACGATGTGCTGCGGCAGGCCGGGCTGATCGTGGTGCTGGCGACGGTGATGGGCGGCGCGCGGCTCTATTCACGCCTGGTGGTGTTCGGCGTCGGGCGCCAGGTGGAGGTGACCCTGCGCCAGCGGATCTTCGATCACATGCTGCTCCAGGAACCGGGCTGGGTGCAGACCACCGGCAGTGGCGAGGTGATCAGCCGCGCCACCAGCGATGTGGAGAACGTGCGCCGGCTGCTGGGTTTCGCCGTGCTCAGCCTGAGCAACACCGCCCTGGCCTACGCCTTCACCCTGCCGGCGATGCTGTTGATCGATCCCTGGCTGAGCCTGGCGGCCCTGGCGATCTACCCGGTGATGATCTCGGTGGTGCGCCTGTTCGGTGGCCGGATGATGGGCCAGCAGCGACTCCAGCAGGAGGACCTGGCCCGGCTCAGCGACCTGATCCAGGAGGACCTCTCCGGCATCAGCGCCATCAAGATCTACGGCCAGGAGGCCACCGAAGAAAAGGCCTTCGCCGAGCGCAACGGCCGCTACCGCGATGCCGCCCTGCGGCTGGCCCGCACCCGCAGCACCCTGTTCCCGTTGCTGGAAGGCATCTCGGCCCTGAGCCTGCTCCTGCTGCTGGCCCTGAGCAGTGGCCAACTGGAGAACGGACGGCTCAGCATCGGCGACTTGGTCGCCCTGATCCTCTACGTGGAGCGACTGGTGTTTCCCACCGCCCTGCTGGGGTTCACCCTCAACACCTTCCAGACGGGCCAGGTGAGCCTGGAGCGCGTGCAGAGCCTGCTCAGCCGCCAGCCAAGCGTGCAATCGAGCCCCACACCCGTTGCACCCAACCCTGAGGGTCAGGGGGTGCTGGAGGCCCGGGGTCTGGAGGTGCGCTATCCGGGGGCGAGCCGGTCGGCCCTGGCGGGTGTGAGCTTCCGGCTCGAGCCCGGTGAACTGGTGGCGGTGGTGGGCCCGGTGGGCTGCGGCAAGACCACCCTGGCCCGGGCCCTGGGGCGCATGGTGGAGGTGGACCCGGGGCAGCTGTTCCTCGACGGGGTCGATGTGACCGACCTCTCCCTCGACGACCTGCGCCGCAGGGTGGCCCTGGTGCCCCAGGAGGGCTACCTGTTCACCGCCACCCTCGCGGACAACCTGCGCTACGGCGATCCCCAGGCGGGCCAGGCCCGGGTGGAGCAGGCCGCCCAGGACGCCCGGCTGGAGGGCGACATCAAGGGTTTCCCCGACGGCTACGCGACCCTCGTCGGGGAACGTGGCATCACCCTCAGCGGCGGCCAGCGTCAGCGCACGGCCCTGGGTCGGGCCCTGCTGGTGCGCACGCCGTTGCTGGTGCTCGATGACGCCCTCGCCAGCGTCGACAACAACACCGCCGCCGAGATCCTCCAGTCGGTGCGTTCCCAGCAGGGGCGCACGATCCTGATGATCAGCCACCAGCTCTCGGCGGCGGCCGCCTGCGATCGGATCCTGGTGCTCGAGGAGGGACGCCTGGTGCAGCAGGGTCACCACAACGAGCTGGTGAGTGTGCCGGGCACCTATCGGCGGCTGTGGGAACGCCAGGAGGCCGAGCAACAGCTGCAGGCGGTTTGA
- the msrA gene encoding peptide-methionine (S)-S-oxide reductase MsrA encodes MDERHAVLGTPLRSALLPGQGEVLFGCGCFWGAEKGFWRLPGVVTTAVGYAGGTTTNPTYQQVCSGRTGHSEVVRVVWDEAHIDFSDLLKLFWECHDPTQGNAQGGDVGSQYRSAIYTSNDKTLALAEASRAAYQVLLSAAGFGPITTEIASGKTFYFAESYHQQYLAKPGSRPYCSAQPSGVSLGDFSSAHYQLPASVWSHYDWSVSHCILRGDNAPIALR; translated from the coding sequence ATGGACGAACGTCATGCGGTGCTGGGCACGCCCCTGCGCTCAGCGCTGCTCCCCGGCCAGGGGGAGGTGCTGTTCGGTTGCGGTTGCTTCTGGGGAGCCGAAAAGGGCTTCTGGCGCTTGCCGGGAGTCGTGACCACGGCGGTGGGCTATGCCGGCGGCACGACCACCAACCCCACCTATCAGCAAGTCTGCTCCGGTCGCACCGGCCACAGCGAAGTGGTGCGGGTGGTGTGGGATGAAGCACATATCGATTTCAGCGATCTGCTCAAGTTGTTCTGGGAATGCCACGACCCCACCCAGGGCAATGCCCAGGGCGGTGACGTGGGCAGTCAGTACCGCTCGGCGATCTACACCTCCAACGACAAGACCCTGGCCCTGGCCGAAGCCAGTCGGGCGGCCTATCAGGTTCTGCTGAGCGCGGCCGGGTTCGGGCCGATCACCACCGAGATCGCCTCGGGGAAGACCTTTTACTTCGCCGAGAGTTACCACCAGCAATACCTGGCCAAACCGGGCAGCCGGCCCTACTGCTCGGCTCAGCCCAGCGGCGTCAGCCTGGGCGATTTCAGCTCCGCCCACTACCAACTTCCCGCCAGCGTCTGGTCCCACTACGACTGGTCGGTGTCCCACTGCATCCTGCGCGGAGACAACGCTCCGATCGCGCTGAGATGA
- a CDS encoding cation-translocating P-type ATPase translates to MSASSTAAWHDVNVEQALVRLDSRAGGLSTAEAGERLALHGPNRIEAAAGRSQWRILLDQFSNVMLLMLIAVAIVAAVVAHLEQKFPKDAIAIALIVGLNGVLGYLQESKAQEALLALRELSEPIVQLLRDGSWQQLPSEQLVPGDVIRLEAGDRVPADARLLEAVDLGLREAALTGEAEVVYKQTDLVLPGETPILERRNCLFQGTEVVRGRAQAVVAATGMGTELGKIAQLIDTAGEETTPLQDRLNRLGHVLVIASLTLVGVVLLLGWLLGQPMLNLIEVSLSMAVAIVPEGLPAVITVTLAIGTQRMVRRAALIRRLPAVETLGSVTVICSDKTGTLTQNRQVVRQLRVGFEAIDLSGEGYEPTGTLSHRPLVPPEGHGQGPPSQDPGLLLAASLLCSDAMLHREADGTWQVIGDPTEGSLLVAAAKAGLDSFAVRERHPRCAEIPFSSERQSMAVWVSDPDGSLQAPLGEVARGSSQLLILKGSPEVVLSSCNRWLGPGGTAPLDPALRHWWRAQFDELAGQGLRLLALAASPHPIGPEQPLEDLVLLGVVAQMDPPRREVLQAVAVCRQAGIRPLMITGDHPLTALAIAQEVGICAAGDPVTEGSDLARLDEDQLKELLGRCSVFARVAPEQKLRLVKALQARGEIVSMTGDGVNDAPALKQAHIGVAMGITGTEVSKEAADMVLLDDNFATIVSAVEEGRLVYTNIRRFVKYILGSNVGELITIASAPLLGLTGVPLTPLQILWMNLVTDGVPALALALEPGDQLLMKRLPARPGESIFARGLGNYILRIGVIFAALTIALMALAVQQQWPWKTMVFTTLCLAQMGHALTARSDLPLVQVPPFSNPWLLLAVVFTSGLQMALIYVAPLARFFGTEWLDLEQLGVCLGFSLLLFVYLEAEKLLALLAKKRRAHL, encoded by the coding sequence TTGAGCGCCTCTTCCACCGCTGCCTGGCACGACGTCAACGTGGAGCAGGCGCTCGTCCGGCTCGACTCCAGGGCCGGGGGCCTGAGCACGGCCGAAGCCGGCGAACGGCTGGCACTCCATGGCCCCAACCGCATCGAGGCGGCGGCGGGACGCAGCCAGTGGCGCATCCTGCTCGATCAATTCAGCAACGTGATGCTGCTGATGCTGATCGCCGTGGCGATCGTCGCGGCGGTGGTGGCCCACCTGGAGCAGAAATTTCCCAAGGACGCGATCGCGATCGCCCTGATCGTCGGCCTCAACGGGGTGCTGGGCTACCTGCAGGAAAGCAAGGCCCAGGAGGCCCTGCTGGCCCTGCGCGAGCTGAGCGAACCGATTGTGCAGCTGTTGCGCGATGGCAGCTGGCAGCAGCTTCCCAGTGAACAGCTGGTGCCCGGTGACGTGATCCGACTGGAGGCGGGGGATCGGGTGCCCGCTGACGCCCGCCTGCTCGAGGCCGTGGACCTGGGTCTGCGCGAAGCCGCCCTCACCGGTGAGGCGGAGGTGGTCTACAAGCAAACCGATCTGGTGCTGCCCGGGGAAACGCCGATCCTGGAGCGGCGCAACTGCCTGTTCCAGGGCACCGAAGTGGTGCGCGGCCGCGCCCAGGCTGTGGTGGCCGCCACGGGCATGGGCACCGAACTGGGCAAGATTGCCCAGCTGATCGATACGGCGGGCGAGGAGACCACACCCCTGCAGGACCGCCTCAACCGGCTGGGTCATGTGCTGGTGATCGCTTCGCTCACACTTGTGGGCGTGGTGTTGCTGCTGGGCTGGCTGCTGGGTCAGCCGATGCTCAACCTGATCGAGGTGTCGTTGAGCATGGCCGTGGCGATCGTGCCCGAGGGCCTGCCGGCGGTGATCACGGTCACCCTGGCGATCGGCACCCAGCGCATGGTGCGCCGCGCCGCCTTGATCCGGCGCTTGCCGGCGGTGGAGACCCTGGGCTCGGTCACGGTGATCTGTTCCGACAAGACCGGCACGCTCACCCAGAACCGCCAGGTGGTGCGCCAGCTGCGAGTCGGCTTCGAAGCGATCGATCTGAGCGGTGAGGGCTACGAGCCCACGGGAACCCTCAGCCACCGCCCCCTGGTTCCGCCCGAGGGCCACGGCCAAGGCCCCCCGTCGCAGGATCCGGGCTTGCTGCTGGCGGCCTCGCTGCTCTGCTCCGATGCCATGCTGCACCGGGAGGCGGATGGCACCTGGCAGGTGATCGGCGATCCCACCGAAGGTTCCCTGCTGGTGGCGGCGGCCAAGGCCGGCCTCGACAGCTTCGCCGTTCGGGAACGCCATCCCCGTTGCGCCGAGATTCCCTTCAGCTCCGAGCGTCAGTCCATGGCGGTCTGGGTGAGCGACCCAGACGGAAGCCTGCAGGCGCCCTTGGGGGAGGTGGCCCGCGGCTCCAGCCAGCTGCTGATCCTCAAGGGATCCCCTGAGGTGGTGCTCTCCAGTTGCAACCGTTGGCTTGGACCCGGGGGCACGGCCCCGCTGGATCCGGCTCTGCGCCACTGGTGGCGTGCCCAGTTCGACGAACTCGCCGGTCAGGGGCTGCGGCTCCTGGCGCTGGCGGCGTCGCCCCACCCGATCGGCCCCGAGCAGCCCCTGGAGGATCTGGTGCTGCTGGGGGTGGTGGCCCAGATGGACCCCCCGCGCCGGGAGGTGCTCCAGGCGGTGGCGGTGTGCCGCCAGGCGGGCATCCGACCGTTGATGATCACCGGCGATCACCCGCTCACGGCCCTGGCGATCGCCCAGGAGGTGGGCATCTGCGCGGCCGGCGATCCGGTCACCGAGGGCAGTGATCTGGCCCGCCTCGATGAGGACCAGCTCAAGGAGCTGCTGGGCCGTTGCAGCGTCTTCGCCCGGGTGGCGCCCGAGCAGAAGCTGCGCCTGGTGAAGGCGCTTCAGGCCCGCGGGGAGATCGTCTCGATGACGGGAGATGGGGTCAATGACGCCCCGGCGCTCAAGCAGGCCCACATCGGTGTGGCCATGGGCATCACCGGCACCGAAGTGAGCAAGGAGGCGGCCGACATGGTGCTCCTCGATGACAACTTCGCCACGATCGTCAGCGCCGTGGAAGAGGGGCGGCTGGTGTACACCAACATCCGACGTTTCGTGAAGTACATCCTCGGAAGCAATGTGGGCGAACTGATCACGATCGCCTCGGCGCCGCTGCTGGGCCTCACCGGGGTGCCGCTCACGCCCCTGCAGATTCTCTGGATGAACCTGGTCACCGACGGGGTGCCGGCCCTGGCCCTGGCGCTGGAGCCTGGGGATCAACTGCTGATGAAACGTCTACCGGCCAGGCCGGGGGAATCGATCTTCGCCCGAGGCCTGGGTAACTACATCCTGCGCATCGGGGTGATCTTCGCGGCGCTCACCATCGCCCTGATGGCCCTGGCCGTTCAACAGCAGTGGCCCTGGAAAACAATGGTGTTCACAACCCTCTGCCTGGCCCAGATGGGCCATGCCCTCACGGCACGCAGCGACCTTCCCCTGGTGCAGGTGCCGCCCTTCTCCAACCCCTGGCTGCTGCTGGCGGTGGTGTTCACCAGTGGGCTGCAGATGGCGCTGATCTACGTGGCTCCCCTGGCGAGATTCTTTGGTACCGAGTGGCTCGATCTCGAGCAACTGGGCGTGTGCCTGGGCTTCAGCCTGCTGCTGTTCGTCTATCTCGAAGCGGAGAAGCTGCTGGCGCTGCTGGCAAAGAAGCGACGGGCCCACCTTTGA
- a CDS encoding 3'-5' exonuclease → MANEVGDPADGQLPLWGEPTARSSQDHLEADLSKALASLGKPLAPGPLEPAPAPRSRSVALPRLAGSEPSASVPERLLILDTETTGLDPSRGTCIEVGAILFAVGPRAVLGQVSFLLPCASNPCESINGIPAAVSCLNQPWEPLRDAFEVLVEATDAVVAHNASFDRQWFGHGFLAAIGKPWICSMDDIRWPAELHLRPQPSLRDLALAHGIPVWAAHRALTDCTYLAQVFERRSDLEALLQVALEPRRLYKAKVSYDERHRAREAGFRWNEPVRNAWTRRLSEREVAALAFEVLPIELEPDQRRSA, encoded by the coding sequence ATGGCCAACGAAGTGGGAGATCCGGCTGATGGCCAGTTGCCCCTCTGGGGTGAGCCAACGGCGCGTTCCTCCCAGGATCACCTCGAAGCTGATCTCAGCAAGGCCCTGGCCAGCCTGGGGAAGCCACTCGCCCCTGGGCCGCTGGAGCCAGCCCCAGCTCCCCGTTCCCGCAGCGTCGCTCTGCCCCGCTTGGCCGGAAGCGAGCCCTCAGCTTCGGTGCCCGAGCGGCTGCTGATCCTCGACACCGAAACCACAGGCCTCGATCCCAGCCGGGGGACCTGCATCGAGGTGGGGGCGATCCTTTTTGCGGTGGGCCCCAGGGCGGTGCTCGGTCAGGTCTCGTTTTTGCTCCCCTGCGCCAGCAACCCCTGCGAATCGATCAACGGCATCCCCGCTGCCGTCAGCTGCCTGAATCAGCCCTGGGAGCCCCTGCGGGATGCCTTCGAGGTCTTGGTGGAAGCGACCGACGCCGTGGTGGCCCACAACGCCAGCTTCGATCGCCAGTGGTTTGGCCACGGTTTTCTTGCCGCCATCGGGAAACCCTGGATCTGCAGCATGGATGACATCCGCTGGCCCGCCGAGTTGCACCTGCGGCCCCAGCCCTCCCTGCGGGACCTTGCCCTGGCCCATGGCATCCCCGTCTGGGCGGCCCACCGAGCCCTCACCGACTGCACCTACCTCGCCCAGGTGTTCGAGCGCCGGAGCGATCTGGAAGCTCTGCTGCAGGTGGCCCTGGAGCCCCGTCGCCTCTACAAGGCCAAGGTCTCCTACGACGAGCGCCACCGGGCCCGGGAGGCGGGATTCCGTTGGAATGAGCCCGTCAGGAATGCCTGGACCCGCAGGCTGTCGGAGCGGGAGGTGGCGGCCCTGGCCTTTGAGGTGCTGCCGATCGAGCTTGAGCCCGACCAGCGGCGCAGTGCCTGA
- a CDS encoding peroxiredoxin, whose translation MAPALKVGDPIPPIALTDQNGLERRSDQLNGQPLVLFFYPKDDTPGCTAEVCAFRDRHAELEALGAQVWGISGDDAASHGRFSQRHGLPFPLLVDRGNALRKAFGVPSVLGLLPGRVTYVIDGGGVVRHVFNNLLDGAAHAREALTALGALQV comes from the coding sequence GTGGCCCCAGCCCTGAAGGTGGGCGATCCGATCCCGCCGATCGCCCTCACCGACCAGAACGGCCTTGAGCGCCGCAGCGATCAGTTGAACGGCCAACCGCTGGTGCTGTTCTTCTATCCCAAGGACGACACCCCCGGTTGCACCGCCGAGGTCTGCGCCTTCCGGGACCGCCACGCCGAACTCGAAGCCCTCGGCGCCCAGGTGTGGGGCATCAGCGGCGATGACGCCGCCAGCCACGGCCGCTTTTCCCAGCGCCATGGGCTGCCCTTTCCCCTTCTGGTGGATCGGGGCAACGCCCTGCGCAAGGCCTTCGGCGTGCCCAGCGTGCTGGGGCTGCTGCCCGGACGGGTCACCTACGTGATCGATGGTGGCGGCGTGGTGCGCCATGTGTTCAACAACCTGCTGGATGGCGCCGCCCACGCCCGCGAAGCCCTGACGGCGCTGGGGGCGCTCCAGGTTTGA
- a CDS encoding DUF1350 family protein, whose product MSGWQQQVPLWCLTPREPIGLVEFIGGTGLALTPQLSYRRLLEALVRQGAQVRAWGYVPGFDHQAQANEAWRAFRQARERRPPRSGLAPLRIGHSLGCKLHLLAPDGGRNCAGLVALSFNNFAAASSIPLLGELAPRLGLSSEFSPSPNETLRLIASGYGQRRNLLVRFSRDAIDQSEELLSVLRRRPNDNSRVLDLPGDHLTPASAGVRQNLLGSWADDPERVRQMRQLCERLMRWWQEPEVSKPRNESNESAEID is encoded by the coding sequence ATGAGCGGCTGGCAGCAGCAGGTGCCGCTGTGGTGCCTCACTCCGCGGGAGCCGATCGGGCTGGTGGAGTTCATCGGCGGCACCGGCCTGGCGCTCACACCCCAGCTCAGCTACCGGCGCCTGCTGGAGGCCCTCGTCCGCCAGGGGGCCCAGGTGCGGGCCTGGGGTTATGTGCCCGGCTTTGATCACCAGGCCCAGGCGAATGAGGCCTGGCGTGCCTTCCGCCAGGCCAGGGAGAGGCGGCCGCCCCGTTCAGGGCTGGCGCCCCTGCGCATCGGCCACAGCCTGGGCTGCAAGCTGCACCTGCTCGCCCCCGATGGCGGCCGCAACTGCGCCGGCCTGGTGGCCCTGAGCTTCAACAACTTCGCCGCCGCCAGCTCGATTCCGCTGCTCGGAGAGTTGGCCCCGCGGCTGGGACTGAGCAGCGAGTTCAGCCCTTCGCCGAACGAAACCCTGCGGCTGATTGCCAGCGGCTACGGCCAGCGCCGCAACCTGCTGGTGCGCTTCAGCCGTGATGCCATCGACCAGAGCGAGGAGCTGCTGAGCGTGTTGCGACGGCGGCCGAACGACAACTCCCGGGTGCTCGATCTACCGGGCGACCACCTCACCCCCGCCAGCGCCGGTGTGCGCCAGAACCTGCTGGGCAGCTGGGCCGATGATCCGGAACGTGTACGCCAGATGCGGCAACTCTGCGAACGGCTGATGCGTTGGTGGCAGGAACCCGAAGTATCCAAACCTCGCAACGAATCCAACGAATCAGCCGAGATCGATTGA